The nucleotide sequence CTGGGACTGCCGCTGTCGTTGCTGGAGTTGAGGCACGGGGCGGATGTGGCGGTGATGGAGCTGGGCATGAATCACGCGGGCGAAATCCGGGTGCTGGTCGACGTGGCCACGCCGGAGGTGCGCGTGTGGACCAACGTCGGCGAGGCCCACATCGGCCATTTCGGTTCTGCCGATCTCATCGCCGATGCCAAGGCCGAGATCCTCGAAGGCGCCAGTGCCAGCACCGTGCTGGTGGCCAACGCCGACGACCCCCGCGTAATGGCGCGCACCGGCGCGTTCCCCGGCCGGCAAGTCACGTTCGGCACCTCCGCCAACGCCACCGTGCGGGCCGTTGACGTCGAAGACCTCGGCCTGGATGGCACCAAGAGCCGGCTGATCACGCCGGCGGGTGAGCGCGACCTCCACGTGCCGCTGCTCGGCCGCGGCCACCTGATGAACGTGCTGGCCGCCGTCGCCGTCGCGCTCGAGATGCAGGTCGGGCTCGACCACGTGATTGACACCGCGGCGCGGCTGCAGCCGTCGGCGAAGCGGGGCGCCGTGCTCCGTCTGCCGAAAGGCGTGACGGTGATCGACGACTCGTACAACTCCAGCCCGTCGGCGCTCAAGCAGGCGCTCGACGTGCTGTCGCGGACCTGGGCGGCGCGGCGCGTCGCCGTGATCGGCGAGATGCTCGAGCTGGGCGAACTGTCCACGGCCCTGCACCAGGAGTGCGGCCGGGTGGCGGCGGCCAGCCGCCTGTCGCGATTGATCACCATTGGCGGAAACCCGGCCCGCGCGCTTGGCGCGGCAGCGGCCGAGGCGGGCATGGCGGCGAACACCGTGCTGCACTTCGACAACAGCATCGACGCGGCGGCCGCCATTCACGGGCACGCCATGCCGGGCGACGTGGTGTTGGTGAAAGGCTCGCGGGGAACGCGAACCGACATCGTGGTGGAACGGCTCATGGCGGTGTTCGGCTGATGCTGTATCACCTCCTGATCTCGTTCTACCCGCAGGTGCCGGTGTTCAACGTGGTGCGCTACATCACGTTCCGCACCGCCGCGGCCAGCATGACCGCGCTGGTCGTCGGGCTGGTGCTCGGGCCGTGGCTGATCCGCCGCCTGCGCGAATTCCAGATCGGCCAGGTCATCCGCCAGGAAGGCCCCGAGTCGCATCGCGCCAAGGCCGGCACGCCGACGATGGGCGGGTTGTTGATCCTGGCGGCGGCGCTGGTGCCGACGCTGCTGTGGGCCGACCTCACCAACGTCTACGTGTGGATCGCGGTGCTCACCACCGCGGCCTTCGGCGCCATCGGCTTCCTCGACGACTATCTCAAGGTGACGCGCCGCTCGTCAGGCGGGCTGGCGCCGCGCTACAAGCTGGGCCTGCAGGTCGTGGTCGGCGTCATCGTCGGCCTGGTGCTGATGTGGCTCGCCAACCAGAACCTGTACAACACGCGGCTGATCTTTCCGTTCTTCAAGCAGCTGATTCCCGACCTCGGCTGGTTCTACGTGCCGTTCGCGGCGTTCGTGCTGGTGGCCTGGAGCAACGCCGTCAACCTGACCGACGGTCTCGACGGCCTGGCGATCAGCACGTTCGCGGTGGCGGCGGCCTGCTTCACGGCGCTCGCCTACATCACCGGCCATCGCGTGTTTGCCGAGTACCTGTTGCTGGTGCGCTTCGCGCCCGCCGGCGAGCTGACCATCTTCTGCGGCGCGCTGGTCGGCGCCAGCCTCGGCTTCCTCTGGTACAACGCCCACCCGGCCGAGATCTTCATGGGCGACGTCGGCTCGCTGGCGCTCGGCGGCGCCATCGCCACGGTCGCGATCCTGATCAAGCAGGAACTCCTGCTGGTGATTGTCGGCGGCGTCTTCGTGATCGAGGCCGCCTCGGTCGTGATCCAGGTGGCGTCGTTCAAGCTGCGCGGCAAGCGGGTCTTCAAGATGGCGCCGCTGCACCACCACTTCGAGTTGAGCGGGTGGGAGGAACCGAAGGTGATCACGCGCTTCCTGATCGTCGCCATCCTGTTCGCCCTGTTCAGCCTGACCACCTTGAAGCTGAGATGACGACGCACACCTTTTCCGTGAGCGGGCAGCGGGTGCTGGTGGTGGGCGCCGCCAGGAGCGGTGTGGCCGCGGCCCACCTGCTCGCGCGTCGCGGCGCCGTCGTCACGCTCACCGATCGGAAGCCGGCGATCCCCGAGGAGGCCGACCTGCGGGCGGCCGGCGTGCGCCTCGAACTCGGCGGCCACCAGGTGGCGTCGTTCGAGGCCGCCAACCTGGTGGTGATGAGCCCCGGCGTGCCGCTGGACCTGCCGGAAGTCGCGCGAGCCCGTGCCGTGGGCGTTCCCGTGATTGGCGAGCTCGAACTGGCGTCGCGGTGGCTGCGCGGGCCGATCGTGGCCATTACCGGCACCAAGGGCAAGTCCACCACCACCACGTTGGTGGGCCGCATGCTCGAAGCGGCGGGACGCCGCGTGCTGGTGGGCGGCAACATCGGCTACCCGGTGAGCGCGCAGGTGGAGGCGTCAACCGCGGACACCGTCCACGTGATCGAAGCCAGCAGCTTCCAGCTCGAGGCCACCGACACTTTCCGGCCGTGGATTGCGGCGCTGCTGAACTTCTCGCCCGATCATCTCGATCGCCATCCCGACGAAGCGTCGTACGCCGCGGCGAAGACGCGCATCTTCGCCAACCAGCAGCCGCAGGACTGGGCGGTGGTGAACGCCGACAGCGCCGCGGCCCTGCGCATGGCGGAGGCGACGCGGGCGCAGGTCGTGCGCTACGGCGTCGACACCACGAGCGCCGAGGTGCACGCCGGCCGCGGGTTCATCTGGCAGCGCACCTCGGAGGGCGACATTCCGCTGCTGCCGCTGGCGTCGGTGCAGCTGGCCGGCCATCACATGTTGAGCAACGTCGTCGCCGCCACCGCGATCAGCCATCTGGCCGGCGCCACCGGCGCGTCACTGGCCCAGGCCCTGGACGGCTTCACCGGGCTCGAGCACGTGATGGAACCGGTCGGCCACCGTGGCGGCGTGCGGTTCGTCAACGACTCGAAGGCCACCAACATCGACGCCGCCGCGCGATCGATCGAGAGCTTCGACAAGGTGGTGGCGATTGTCGGCGGCAAGTTCAAGGGCGGCGACTTCGCCGACCTGGCGGCGCCGCTGCGCGCGCACGGCCGTGCGGTGGTGGCGATCGGCGAGGCGCGGCCGCTGGTGCGCGCCGCGCTGGCGGAGGTCGTGCCGGTGGTGGAGGCGGACACGCTCGCGGACGCGGTCAGGCAGGCGTGGGACCTGGCGGTGCCCGACGGCGTGGTGCTGCTCGCGCCGGCGTGTTCGAGCTTCGACATGTTTGCGGATTACGCGGACCGCGGCACGCGGTTCAAGGAGGAGGTGCAGCGGCTCATCGCGGAGCCGTGAGGGTCGCGGGCTGGTCCCGCAAGGAGCGTTGGGGTGTGCGGACTTGTCCGCCGAAGCGCGCAGCGCGTAGGCGGAAGCGGTGAGTAGTCGTCAGCCGGTTGGACGCAATTGAGAACTGGTCGCTGGGAGCGCAGGCTGCCCCGGTCTGCGAGGCTGGTGTCTCAATTCCCTGAACGACTGGCGACTACTGACCGCTTTCCACCTTCGGCGGACGAGCGACGTGCAACCCAGTTATCGAGTCGAGGCCGTCGAACTTTAGTGCTGCATGTGGCGTCCGGCTTTAGCCGGACCTCAAGGACCGAGGAGTATGGCAAGGAAGCTTTCGTCTGACAAGTGGCTGTTCGTGGCGGCGCTGGCGCTGATTTGCGCGAGCGTGGTCATGGTCTACAGCGCCTCGGCGCTGGTCGCGCTCGAGCGCTTCCAGCAGCCGTACTTGTTCGTGACGCGCCAGTTGATGTGGGCCTGCGTGGGCATTGCGGTGCTGTCGATCGTGATGCGCATCGACTACCGCATCTACCGGAACGACAAGCTGATCTGGGCCCTGCTCGGCCTGGTCGCGCTGATGCTGGTGGGCGTGCTGTTCTCCCGGCCGATCAACGGCACGCGCCGGTGGTTCGGGATCGGCGGCTTCGGCATCCAGCCGTCCGAACTGGCCAAGGTGGCCGGCATCTTCTTTACCGCGCTGATCCTCGAGCGCCGCCGCCATCGCATCAACGAACTGGGCTACGCGTTGCTACCGATCGGCGTGATTGTCGGCGGGCTGGTCGGCCTGATCCTGCTCGAGCCCGACTTCGGCACGGCGGTCTCGCTGCTGGTGGTGATCGGCGTGATGGTGTTCGCCGCCGGCTTCAGCTACCGCTACCTCGCCGGCGCCCTGCTGCTGGCGCTGCCCGCGCTCTACGTGATCCTGATGCAGGCCGACTACCGCCGCCGCCGGCTGCTCACCTTCATGGATCCCTGGGCCGACCCGCTCGGCGACGGCTTCCAGATCATCCAGTCGCTGATTGCCGTCGGCACCGGCGGCGTCTTCGGCAAGGGCCTGATGGCCGGCGTGCAGAAGCTGTTCTACCTGCCCGAGCCGCACACCGACTTCATCTTCGCCGTGATCTCGGAGGAGACCGGCCTGATCGGCGCCTCGCTGGTGGTGCTGTGTTTCTGCGTGATCGCCTGGCGCGGCCTGCGCACGGCGCTGCGCGCGCCCGACAGCTTCGGCGCCTTCCTCGCGCTGGGCATCACGATGATGCTCGTGCTGCAGGCGTTCGTGAACATCAGCGTCGTGCTGGGCCTGATGCCGACCAAGGGCATTCCGCTGCCGCTGGTCAGCAACGGCGGCTCGTCGATGCTGATCAACCTGCTCGGTGTCGGCGTGCTGCTCAACATTTCGCAGCACGCGCACATGGAGACGGGAGCGGCGTGACCGGTGCGCATCCTGATCGCGGGCGGAGGCACGGGCGGGCATTTGTACCCGGGGATTGCGCTGGCGCGCGAGCTGCGGCGCCGCGATCCGTCGGCGCAGGTGTCGTTTGTCGGCACCGCCGCCGGCATCGAGGCGCGGGTCGTGCCGCGCGAGGGGTTTCAACTGGACCTGATTCGGGTGGCGGGATTGAAGGGCAAGAGCCGGGCGGACCGCCTGCGCGGCTTCCTGCTGCTGCCGGTGGCCGGCGCCGACGCCTGGCGCGTGATCTCGCGGCGGCGGCCGGAGGTGGTGGTCGGCGTCGGCGGCTTCGCTTCCGGGCCGGTGCTCGCGCTGGCGGCCATGCGGGGCTACCCGACCATGCTGCTCGAGCAGAACGCGCTGCCGGGCCTGACCAATCGCCTGCTGGCGCGCTTGGTCCGGGCCGCGGCGGTGAACTTCGAAGACGCGTTGTCGTACTTTCCACGCACGGGATTTGTGGCCGGCAACCCCGTGCGACCGGAGTTTTTCCCGGCGCAGAACGAGGAGGCGAATGATCGCACCAACAGGCCGCACGACGCGGCACGGGTACTGATCTTTGGCGGTTCTCAGGGCGCGCACGCGATCAACGTGGCCATGGTGGAGGCAGCGTCGCGGCTGGCAGCCACCGGGTTACGGCTTGCGATCACCCACCAGACCGGCGAGCGCGATCTGGATCTGGTGCGGACCGCGTACGGCCGCGCCGGCCTCGCGGCCCGAGTCGAAGCCTTCATCTTCGAAATCGACGGAGAGATGAAGGCCGCCGACCTGGTCATTTGCCGCGCCGGTGCCACCACCCTCGCGGAACTGACCGCGTCGGGGCGGCCGTCGATCCTGGTGCCGCTGCCGACCGCCACCGACGACCACCAGCGGAAGAACGCCGAGGTGCTCGGACGGGCGGGAGCGGGATTGGTGATCGAGGAACGTGACTTGAGCGGCGAGCGGCTCGCCGGCGCCATCGCGGCGCTGGTGGCCGAACCGGCCAGGCGTCAGCAGATGTCGGCGGCCGCGCGCCGGCTGGCGCGGCCCGACGCCGCGGCACGGATTGCGGATCGGGTGGAGCAGTTGGGTGGGCGCCGTGCTGGGTAAGACGCGGCGCATCCACTTCATCGGCGTCGGCGGGATCGGCATGAGCGGCATCGCGGAGCTGCTCGCCAACCTCGGCTACGCCGTGTCGGGCTCGGATGCGAAGCGCTCGGCGGTGACCGACCGCCTCGCCTCGCTCGGCGTGACGGTGGCCTTCGGGCATGCCGCGGCGAACGTCGGCAACGCCGACGTCGTCGTGTATTCGTCGGCGGTGCGGCCCGACAACCCGGAGGTGGTCGAGGCCAGGGCGCGGCGCATCCCGGTGATCCCGCGGGCCGAGATGCTGGCGGAGTTGATGCGCCTGCGCTTCGGCATCGCGGTGGCCGGCGCGCACGGCAAGACCAGCACCACCTCGATGATCGCGCTGGTGCTCGAGCGGGCAGGCCTGGATCCGACGGCGGTGATCGGCGGGCGGTTGAGCGCCTTTGGCAGCAACGCGCGGCTGGGCCGCGGTGAATACATGGTGGCGGAAGCGGATGAGAGCGATCGCTCGTTCCTGAAGCTGTCGCCGGCGGTGGCGGTGATTACGAATATCGATCGCGAGCATATGGACGCATACGGGGGGTTCGCCGACTTGCAGCAGGCGTTTGTCGACTTCGCCAACAAGGTGCCGTTCTACGGCGCCGTGGTGGCGTGCGCCGATGACGCGGAGCTGTCGCGCGTCCTGCCGCGCTTCACCCGCCGCGTCGTCACCTACGGAATTGCGGAAGGTCCGGCTGACGGCGGCGACGACGCTGAAGGTCCGGCTAAAGCCGGACCCCACATTGGCGTGGATGCGGCCGGAACCGATGCCATGTGGCGTCCGGCTTTAGCCGGACCGTTCGACGTCAGCGCGATGGACGTCGTGCTCGAAGGGTTTGGCTCGCGCTGTGTGGTCGTCCAGCGGCACGCCGGCGTGCAGAGCGAGCTGGGCCTGCTGGCGTTGGCCGTACCCGGCCTTCACTCGGTGAGGAATGCGCTCGCCGCGGTGGCGGTTGGCCTC is from Vicinamibacterales bacterium and encodes:
- the murC gene encoding UDP-N-acetylmuramate--L-alanine ligase — encoded protein: MLGKTRRIHFIGVGGIGMSGIAELLANLGYAVSGSDAKRSAVTDRLASLGVTVAFGHAAANVGNADVVVYSSAVRPDNPEVVEARARRIPVIPRAEMLAELMRLRFGIAVAGAHGKTSTTSMIALVLERAGLDPTAVIGGRLSAFGSNARLGRGEYMVAEADESDRSFLKLSPAVAVITNIDREHMDAYGGFADLQQAFVDFANKVPFYGAVVACADDAELSRVLPRFTRRVVTYGIAEGPADGGDDAEGPAKAGPHIGVDAAGTDAMWRPALAGPFDVSAMDVVLEGFGSRCVVVQRHAGVQSELGLLALAVPGLHSVRNALAAVAVGLELDVPFAKIAFALAEFHGAERRFERRGIVNGISVVDDYGHHPTEIAAVLSAARAAKPARIVVAFQPHRYTRTRDLMVEFGAALATADEVVLTDIYAASEEPIAGITVEALAAAVSAGRERPAHVVRRLDDVAAAVADLARPGDLVLTLGAGSIGGLATALLAELERRHGPREAR
- the murG gene encoding undecaprenyldiphospho-muramoylpentapeptide beta-N-acetylglucosaminyltransferase; its protein translation is MRILIAGGGTGGHLYPGIALARELRRRDPSAQVSFVGTAAGIEARVVPREGFQLDLIRVAGLKGKSRADRLRGFLLLPVAGADAWRVISRRRPEVVVGVGGFASGPVLALAAMRGYPTMLLEQNALPGLTNRLLARLVRAAAVNFEDALSYFPRTGFVAGNPVRPEFFPAQNEEANDRTNRPHDAARVLIFGGSQGAHAINVAMVEAASRLAATGLRLAITHQTGERDLDLVRTAYGRAGLAARVEAFIFEIDGEMKAADLVICRAGATTLAELTASGRPSILVPLPTATDDHQRKNAEVLGRAGAGLVIEERDLSGERLAGAIAALVAEPARRQQMSAAARRLARPDAAARIADRVEQLGGRRAG
- the ftsW gene encoding putative lipid II flippase FtsW — its product is MARKLSSDKWLFVAALALICASVVMVYSASALVALERFQQPYLFVTRQLMWACVGIAVLSIVMRIDYRIYRNDKLIWALLGLVALMLVGVLFSRPINGTRRWFGIGGFGIQPSELAKVAGIFFTALILERRRHRINELGYALLPIGVIVGGLVGLILLEPDFGTAVSLLVVIGVMVFAAGFSYRYLAGALLLALPALYVILMQADYRRRRLLTFMDPWADPLGDGFQIIQSLIAVGTGGVFGKGLMAGVQKLFYLPEPHTDFIFAVISEETGLIGASLVVLCFCVIAWRGLRTALRAPDSFGAFLALGITMMLVLQAFVNISVVLGLMPTKGIPLPLVSNGGSSMLINLLGVGVLLNISQHAHMETGAA
- the murD gene encoding UDP-N-acetylmuramoyl-L-alanine--D-glutamate ligase — translated: MTTHTFSVSGQRVLVVGAARSGVAAAHLLARRGAVVTLTDRKPAIPEEADLRAAGVRLELGGHQVASFEAANLVVMSPGVPLDLPEVARARAVGVPVIGELELASRWLRGPIVAITGTKGKSTTTTLVGRMLEAAGRRVLVGGNIGYPVSAQVEASTADTVHVIEASSFQLEATDTFRPWIAALLNFSPDHLDRHPDEASYAAAKTRIFANQQPQDWAVVNADSAAALRMAEATRAQVVRYGVDTTSAEVHAGRGFIWQRTSEGDIPLLPLASVQLAGHHMLSNVVAATAISHLAGATGASLAQALDGFTGLEHVMEPVGHRGGVRFVNDSKATNIDAAARSIESFDKVVAIVGGKFKGGDFADLAAPLRAHGRAVVAIGEARPLVRAALAEVVPVVEADTLADAVRQAWDLAVPDGVVLLAPACSSFDMFADYADRGTRFKEEVQRLIAEP
- the murF gene encoding UDP-N-acetylmuramoyl-tripeptide--D-alanyl-D-alanine ligase; its protein translation is MAAEIPLSAATLAAAMHGRLVAGDSDHYVTGFSIDSRTLATGDLFFAIVAARDGHEFVGAAARRRAAGVVVSRPVTMPDDSESFVIEVADTTRGLQDLARHVRRESGATVVAITGSAGKTTTKDVIAEFLGGAHRVVKNRGNLNNHLGLPLSLLELRHGADVAVMELGMNHAGEIRVLVDVATPEVRVWTNVGEAHIGHFGSADLIADAKAEILEGASASTVLVANADDPRVMARTGAFPGRQVTFGTSANATVRAVDVEDLGLDGTKSRLITPAGERDLHVPLLGRGHLMNVLAAVAVALEMQVGLDHVIDTAARLQPSAKRGAVLRLPKGVTVIDDSYNSSPSALKQALDVLSRTWAARRVAVIGEMLELGELSTALHQECGRVAAASRLSRLITIGGNPARALGAAAAEAGMAANTVLHFDNSIDAAAAIHGHAMPGDVVLVKGSRGTRTDIVVERLMAVFG
- the mraY gene encoding phospho-N-acetylmuramoyl-pentapeptide-transferase, which gives rise to MLYHLLISFYPQVPVFNVVRYITFRTAAASMTALVVGLVLGPWLIRRLREFQIGQVIRQEGPESHRAKAGTPTMGGLLILAAALVPTLLWADLTNVYVWIAVLTTAAFGAIGFLDDYLKVTRRSSGGLAPRYKLGLQVVVGVIVGLVLMWLANQNLYNTRLIFPFFKQLIPDLGWFYVPFAAFVLVAWSNAVNLTDGLDGLAISTFAVAAACFTALAYITGHRVFAEYLLLVRFAPAGELTIFCGALVGASLGFLWYNAHPAEIFMGDVGSLALGGAIATVAILIKQELLLVIVGGVFVIEAASVVIQVASFKLRGKRVFKMAPLHHHFELSGWEEPKVITRFLIVAILFALFSLTTLKLR